In Schistocerca gregaria isolate iqSchGreg1 unplaced genomic scaffold, iqSchGreg1.2 ptg001247l, whole genome shotgun sequence, a single genomic region encodes these proteins:
- the LOC126330076 gene encoding uncharacterized protein LOC126330076 produces the protein MVHDVQMDYYARRLATCSSDHTIKIFDVANDTHSLVAQLAGHTGPVWQVSWAHPRFGNIIASCGYDRNVIIWKEQENVKNSWVQIYKYSNHQYSVNSIAWSPQEYGLCLACASSDGCVSVIQLNDDETWNVDKFEAHNFGANSVSWAPASSFLMGFSTQPQVRRLVTGGCDCLVKIWVSDLTQLGASQQSGSNWVLEHSLTGHKDWVRDVQWAPNVGTLNETIASGSQDGTVYIWTSDNSNQASPSTWSKQALKPELGETIWRLSWSLTGNILAVSSGDDKVTLWKEAIDRKWTCLTSINEKKTEQQSSN, from the exons ATGGTT CATGATGTCCAAATGGATTATTATGCCAGGCGTTTGGCAACTTGCTCATCGGACCATACGATCAAAATTTTCGATGTAGCGAACGACACACATTCCCTTGTAGCTCAATTGGCGGGTCATACTGGCCCAGTGTGGCAAGTATCATGGGCGCATCCTCGATTCGGAAATATTATTGCATCTTGCGGGTATGATCGTAATGTCATCATATGGAAGGagcaagaaaatgtaaaaaattcttGGGTTCAAATTTACAAATATAGCAATCATCAATATTCTGTCAATTCTATTGCTTGGTCTCCTCAGGAGTATGGCTTGTGTTTGGCTTGTGCATCTTCCGATGGGTGTGTGTCGGTCATTCAGCTCAACGATGACGAAACTTGGAATGTAGATAAATTCGAGGCACATAACTTTGGTGCTAATTCTGTATCTTGGGCACCTGCGTCTTCTTTTCTAATGGGATTCTCGACTCAGCCTCAAGTTCGCAGACTTGTGACGGGTGGGTGTGACTGCCTGGTGAAAATTTGGGTCTCTGACCTCACTCAACTTGGCGCTTCACAACAATCAGGCTCAAATTGGGTTTTAGAGCACTCGCTGACAGGCCACAAAGATTGGGTCAGAGACGTCCAATGGGCCCCAAACGTGGGTACTTTAAACGAAACGATTGCATCGGGATCTCAAGATGGCACAGTCTACATATGGACTTCTGATAACTCTAATCAAGCATCGCCTTCTACTTGGTCAAAACAAGCGCTGAAACCTGAACTTGGAGAAACCATATGGCGTCTATCCTGGTCACTAACGGGAAATATCTTAGCCGTTTCTAGCGGGGATGATAAAGTGACCCTATGGAAAGAAGCCATAGACCGTAAATGGACTTGCTTGACGTCTATCAACGAAAAAAAAACTGAACAGCAAAGTAGCAACTAA
- the LOC126330075 gene encoding U6 small nuclear RNA (adenine-(43)-N(6))-methyltransferase-like, whose product MYNWKFLASDVDLTSLQWAYKNVVLNHWEKDILLIKAKKIQTSSSYFIFQGCIDIESDRVQNEVNDLGTFQKRPIIFSMCNPPFFVKIKDKVPRPSTVCTASASELATEGGETEFVKRMIDESLDIKDNIIWYTTLIGKKVNVRFILDYLKIKNVPMIEQGELKQGRNTRWVLGWTFHAPTIQTVRDFKRKLYRQDKIYNDRVYFISLSIGTSHRQVIEFISNWLNSKKISYSVDFSALECTGNIYSISPWYMSLECATVQTPHEECSLVGPAVIPDIIFHYQFKVMQSNRVQSSLVCTLEWRPSWSSSLAHSMHIFGILVKEIENFLMNEGLSPANQF is encoded by the coding sequence ATGTATAATTGGAAGTTCCTCGCGAGCGATGTGGATTTAACTTCTTTGCAGTGGGCATACAAAAATGTAGTACTGAACCATTGGGAAAAGGATATTTTGCTTATCAAAGCCAAAAAAATTCAGACGTCTTCGAGCTATTTTATTTTCCAAGGATGCATAGACATTGAATCGGATAGAGTGCAGAATGAAGTGAATGATTTAGGCACATTCCAAAAAAGACCAATTATATTTTCTATGTGTAATCCGCCTTTTTTTGTAAAGATCAAAGACAAAGTGCCTAGACCAAGCACTGTCTGCACGGCATCCGCTTCGGAACTGGCAACTGAAGGTGGCGAAACAGAATTCGTAAAACGCATGATAGACGAAAGCCTAGACATAAAAGACAACATCATATGGTACACTACACTAATCGGTAAAAAAGTCAACGTTCGTTTTATTCTtgattatttgaaaataaaaaacgtACCCATGATTGAGCAAGGAGAGCTAAAACAAGGCCGAAATACGCGATGGGTGCTTGGATGGACATTTCACGCACCTACCAttcagactgttagagactttaaaagAAAACTTTACAGACAAGATAAAATTTATAACGACCGAGTATATTTTATCAGCCTTTCAATTGGTACATCTCACCGACAAGTGATAGAGTTTATTTCAAATTGGCTCAATTCTAAAAAGATATCCTACTCAGTAGATTTTTCAGCTCTAGAATGTACTGGGAATATCTACAGCATTTCCCCGTGGTATATGTCATTAGAGTGTGCAACCGTTCAAACACCTCACGAAGAATGTTCTTTGGTAGGCCCAGCAGTTATCCCAGACATTATTTTTCATTATCAATTCAAGGTTATGCAGTCGAACCGTGTTCAGTCTAGTTTGGTTTGTACACTCGAATGGCGCCCATCTTGGTCCTCCTCCTTAGCGCACTCAATGCACATATTTGGAATTCTCGTCAAAGAAATCGAAAATTTCTTGATGAATGAGGGCCTGTCTCCCGCCAATCAGTTTTGA